Proteins from a single region of Mytilus trossulus isolate FHL-02 chromosome 2, PNRI_Mtr1.1.1.hap1, whole genome shotgun sequence:
- the LOC134707210 gene encoding uncharacterized protein LOC134707210, with product MSLENTTAQTTTARAPTSNTKAPGSYEIDTASQEAINFVLWGASGLAVLILFLRLIISVIHRFRRRHNEGVPFWGNNSRCTLQEAPPPNYSQISIRTLPPSYSQGCRIIHYHPSTGNVSQQTTSTGNDVPVNEAYSNYIADTDFTVPTSNDNDGTDDDVFDASTNTNFETVHSGSETQLSNDNYSNNRLSRTHIEND from the exons ATGTCATTAGAAAACACAACTGCTCAAACGACAACTGCGCGTGCACCAACATCAA ataCTAAAGCACCAGGTTCCTATGAGATCGATACAGCATCACAAGAAGCTATTAATTTTGTTCTTTGGGGAGCTTCAGGATTAGctgtattaattttatttcttcgGTTGATCATATCCGTTATCCATAGATTTCGACGACGACACAATGAAGGTGTGCCGTTCT GGGGAAATAACAGCagatgtacattacaagaagcCCCGCCTCCAAACTACTCGCAGATATCTATTCGCACACTGCCTCCGTCATACAGTCAGGGTTGTAGAATAATACATTACCATCCATCTACAGGAAATGTGTCACAACAGACGACATCGACTGGAAACGACGTACCGGTGAACGAAGCGTATTCGAATTACATTGCTGACACTGATTTTACTGTTCCGACTTCAAATGATAATGATGGGACTGACGATGATGTGTTTGATGCTTctacaaacacaaattttgaaacAGTTCATTCTGGATCCGAAACACAACTATCCAATGACAATTATAGCAACAACAGACTGTCTCGAACGCATATTGAAAACGATTGA